The Phyllopteryx taeniolatus isolate TA_2022b chromosome 13, UOR_Ptae_1.2, whole genome shotgun sequence nucleotide sequence AAGAGATATCTGAGCAACTGCCAAAGTCATGGACTGGAAGACATTCCAAGCCCTCCTGAGCGGGGTGAACAAATATTCCACAGCCTTTGGGCGCATATGGCTCTCTGTGGTGTTtgtgttcagagtgatggtgtACGTGGTGGCGGCCGAGCGGGTTTGGGGCGATGAGCAGAAGGACTTCGACTGCAACACCAAGCAGCCGGGATGCTCCAACGTCTGCTACGACCACTACTTCCCCATCTCCCACATCCGCCTGTGGGCGCTGCAGCTGATCTTCATCACCTGCCCGTCTTTCATGGTGGTCATGCACGTGGCCTACCGGGATGACCGCGAGCGCAAGCACAGCGCCAAGCACGGCAAGAGCACCAAGCTGTACAACAACACAGGCAAGAAGCACGGGGGCCTGTGGTGGACCTACCTGGTCAGCCTCTTTGTCAAGACGGGCATCGAGGTCGCCTTCCTCTACATCCTCCACCACGTCTATGACAGCTTCTACCTGCCCAGGCTGGTCAAGTGTGAGGTGTCGCCGTGCCCCAACATAGTGGACTGCTACATCGGCCATCCCACCGAGAAGAAAGTGTTCACCTACTTCATGGTGGGCGCTTCTGCGCTCTGCATCGTCCTCAACATCTGCGAGATTATTTACCTCATCTCCAAGCGAATCGTGAGAATTGCCAACAAGGCGCAGAGACGCAAACTTAACCTGCCCGTGGTCCAGGACGACTACATGGACAACCTCTTTAACAACTGCGTCCAGCCTCCGTCCAAAGTGGACTTGAAGGATAAGCCTCCATCCTTCAATTCTGCAAATAAACCAGCGTACAGATTTTCCACGCTGATGATTGAAGACAAGATTCGGGCCTCTGCTCCAAATCTGTCTACTCCTTGCTGAGAGCCAAAGCCGAGGAGACTGAGGATCCAAACCATCAGCTGAGCTTGGGCAATGATTCATTTGCAGTCTTAAAAACACACTAGGAGCTATGGGCCAAACCATAGTGTGCGTCAGCTCCTGTCACTGAGCGAAGCTGTGGGCCCCTACGCCGACACCTTGAGACTCTTTCTGAGCATCTGAACTTGGCAGATGTCAACATCCACAATATTTACATGTCACCTACAGCAGATTGATTTCTTATTGATATGTGGGATTGTTTTGGAATACAATAAAAGTTGCAGGCCTTTCCAGTCACCCCTTCACACACATTATTCCCTCTCCTTCTTGTGAGCGGTCGGGAGGCAGACACTTGAGATTGGACGCGCCTTGCCATTCGCCTGTACGTTTCGTCCAGCTTTTCAATTTCATTCCGACGTGCTGGTGACGCTTGGAAGCAGAGCCCAAGTCACTGAAGAGTGGTAATGATTCTGGAATCTGAGCACACACTATGGCTGAGAACTGTACCTAAAAGTATGTTAACTGGCTCAAAACCTGTTTtttcacaggtttttttttttttgggggggggggggggggcgggaggGGTGACAAAGTGCATTGCACGTACAGTAGTTCCTCATGTAAACCCCCGAACAGGCACATTCATGACTTTCGAAACAGCAGCATCTCATTGTGCATTTGTTTTGGCTTTTTCGTACACAATCTCGCCTTCTCCATGACCGCTGTTGAGTTAAATCAGCCAAAAGGAATGTTCCTGATAGTTCTGTGATGACTAACGCGACAATGCTCCTAGAATTGTATTATATGTAATTTTGGCACCTTATTTTTatacatattaaatatattgaacATATGACTGTGGTCTACTTTATAAAAATCTATAAATTGTTTGCGGTATCTCCTTCAAGCTCGGGTCCCCTACCGGAGGCCTGGGAGCACGAGGCTTCTGCGCAGGATCTTAGCTGTTCCCAGTTTTGTCAGGTGTTGTTCCTGGTATCTGCTGGAGCCATCCTCCCAGCTTGGGGTTCACTGCCCCGAATGCCCCCATCACTACGGGTACCACTCCATTGCTTACCGTGGCCCTCCAGCATCAACCATTAGTTGGCTTATTTGAATTGGCACGTGACCATTTGACTGAGCTGCAAATCACGATGACACGGAAAAGTGATAGTACTATGTGTGTCAAAGTGTTAAGAGGCCTGCAATAAGAATCTCAGCCTGCCAGTCAGACAGGCTCCCATGAGGTGCGGCATCGGAAAGATGCAAAGTCTGAATCACTTCCTTAACATACTTCAACAATGAGTGGAGCCACcgtttcaaaaaaattacaaaacccTGGGGGAAAACATGGTTAATGGTGGCTTCATTCAGTATCTGTGAGTCCAGGGGGCATCCGAATCAAATGCCCCAGCcacatcatctggctcctctcgatgtggaggagcagcggctctactcttgagctcctcccggatgaccgagcttctcaccctacctctaagggagagcccggacaccctgcggaggaaactcatttcggcccctTGTATCCGGGaacttgttctttcggtcacgagctgtggtgtgggtaggaacgtagatcgaccggtaaatcgagagcttcgcctttcggcttagctccttctttaccacaacggatcgatacaaagtccgcctcactgcagacgctgcgccgATCCGACTGTCGatgtcccgttccattcttccctcactcgtgaacaagaccccaagatacttgaactcctccacttggggcaggatctcatccccgacctagaGAGGGCATGCcccccttttccgactgaggaccatggtctgagatttggaggtgcagattctcatcccagccgcttcacactcggctgcgaactgctccagtgagagttggagatcacggattgatgaagccaacagaaccacatcatctgcaaaaagcagagatgcaatactgaggccaccaaaccggaccccctctacgccacggctgtgccttgaaattctgtccataaaagttatgaacagaattggtgtcaaagggcagccttggcggactccaaccctcaccggaaacgagtccgacttactgccggatatgcggaccaaactccgactccggtcgtacagggtcccaacagcccgtatcagggggttcggtacctcacaatcccgaagcaccccccccacaggactccccgagggacacggtggaacgctttctccaagtccacaaaacacatgtagactggttgggcgaactcccatgcaccctcgaggaccctgccgagggtgaagagctggtccactgttccacggccaggagcaaaaccacactgctcctcctggatctgagattggacttcccgacggaccctcctctccagcacccctgaatagaccttaccagggaggctgaggagtgtgatccccctgtagttggaacaccccccccccccggtcccccttcttaaaaagggggaccaccacccatctgccaatccagaggcactgtccccgatgtccacgcgatgttgcagaggcgtgtcaaccaggacagccccacaacatccagaccctttaggaactccgggcgaatctcatccacccccgcggccttgctttttaaccacctcggtgacctcaaccccagagataggacagcccgcctcagagaccccagactctgctttttcatgggaaggcgtgtcggttgagtcgaggaggtcttcgaagtattctccccaccgactcacaacgttccgagtcgaggtcagcagcgccccatccccacgatacacagtgttggtggtgcactggtTCCCCCTCcagagacgccagatggtggaccagaagtGTTTATTTCCATCATTCACAAGAATGCTATGTacacaaatacaacatttttgaaaacacaaactttaaattctgcataaaatgaaaaactcCCAAATTTCAGATTTATTTCAAAAGCCAGCTGAAATAATAGAAATTCAGATTTCAGGaccaacaaaacatttcataaaCAGTTAGCTGATCCATCACACATTTTTACTCGAAGATTGGATGTAACTgcgaataaagtcagaatagtACCATTGAAAATACAACAAAGGAGGAAGGTACTGCTTCTTTCGATAGTTAGTATAACTCGACTGGCTCGATCCAAGGCACTGTTGGGGCTCCACTATCATACAGTGAGAATTTAAGGAAACAGATGAGAATTTCTTCCACATCAGCATCATACAAACGTCAAAAGGCTGGTAGACGAACATTTGAGAGCGAGCAAGAGAACACTTGATGGTTTTGGGTTTATGTGTGCTGATGAAAGTGCAGAGTGGGGAAGTCCTCAGGACTGAATTCTTTCCTACAGTTTGCAGGCTGCCTGTGCCACTTTAGAACCAGTTTTCTTGTTGAGACTTCGACAAATGAAAGCTCCTGCATCCATCAGCCTGGTGAGGTCCACTCCCTGCGTAGAAGAGAGAATGACTTTGATGACAAGAATAAACAAGTGCTTTTAACAAAACGATTGTCATGAATGATTATCCAATAAAACAATCTCACAATGCCAGGTGTTCCAAATAACTGAAATTTGAGTAACTCCATGTCCGAAGCAATCAAAATTCAAGTCTTCATGTTGCCATGAAAATTTGACACAACTATCGTGTTTATAACCCAATCAACAtgcacaccatcagtgacacgtttttctttttgccttCCTCTTTGAATTGCTTTGTTGTACCATGTCCAAATCTGCTTTCTCGCGAGCGTATTCTTTTTCTACAGAATGTCGTCAAAACTGCATGGCGCACACTTTTTGAGTGTGTTCAAGCATATTCTAACACACATTCTAACATTTTCATTGCTAGATAATGGCTTTCTTCCccttgaaaagaagaaaaagtcaaacCTTTAAGAAACAAACTTAAGTTCACCATTAAACTTCATCTTTACACATCTCATtatgtttttctgttgttttttttacactgtaaaCAGAGACAATTACTAACAGTTTGAATCCCAAGTCCATGGAGCATGTAGACAACATCTTCTGTCGCAACATTCCCAGAAGCACCTTGTGCATAGGGGCAACCGCCCAGCCCAGCAACAGAAGAGTCCACCACACTCACTCCCATCTACAGGCAAAAGAAATTCACGGGTGTAACAAGTTAGCGTTCAGCGATTTCTGTAACAAAATATGGACAatccgtaacatttgacagctccgcAAACCCCTCCGCCACGATAAGGTGAAGTCTCGGGGATGagtgttttaaatatacaatgtttaattcgctttttatgtgtcagttttacagtacatctcaactgggagtgacaaacagctttgtgtttaaaccaggttaaaaaaaaaaaactaacaaaaaaagaaagtatcattttatgtggtctcTCAATATTGCGGATTTTCACTCAGTCAGGTGGGTCTGGACCATATACCCCAAGATAAAAGGGACTCACTGCACTTCTGATGTTTTGGTCACTTTTTCTAGTGtggggcaaaatattagaaacagctctgacTATATTGCAGTCCAGAACAAATATACACATGAATTGTTAGCTTAACACCGCTTGAGAGAAAACTGAGGATCATTCTCTTTGTAAAAGCACCAATTTTATCTGAACTAACTAAATTGCACGCATGCCCAATGTATTTTGACAATGAACTTGAAATATAAACGAAATAACAAACCTGCAAGGCTACGAGGATATTAGCGAGGGCCTGCCCGTACGTGTCGTGACAGTGCACCGCCAGGGCGTTGATTGGCACCTCGCGGCTCACCGCTATCAGCATTTCCTGCATGCTGCCTGGAGTGCCCACCCCAGTAGTGTCGCCAAGGGAAATCTCATAGCAGCCCATGGAGTACAGACACTTTGCTACCTGCAGGAACACCAATACTGTACAAGCTGGTAGTCGTGACTATGCTTGCATCACATACAAAGACATACATAATATTGATTGTATAGCAGCCACAGTGACGTTAGGATTAGAAAGCAACAAAATTGTTACGATGAGCGGTGTGTGTTGTCTCAAACAACTTCCAAATCTATGATAAAGTTCTTGTGAGCATATAGTTGTTGTCTGTGCATTGTTAGACAACATtttgaggaagaaaatggaGTTTAAATTCGCACCGCTGCTCCCTCTCCTCACCGCCAGTCAGTCCTAAGGTACGGCTGGTATGAATCTTTGAGGACGAGCTGCGATTGGAATTGCCGAAGCTAGCAAAGATAAGCACTATTCTCTTCCGCAACAAACAAATGATTGCACTCACAGACGTACAAAGACTGCGTCACCTTTACGGCTGGACATTTGGCTGCACAACAGAGCGTTACAGCCCGGCACGGTAGTGGACAGACGAGCCGAAAGTCCTCTGTGAATTGGCCGATAAGAAAACGAGATGCCAAAAACGTGTGACGAGTGATTAATCGACTTCGTAAAGTCGACTCGTGGATTCATCGGTTCAACCCGTAATGTGGGATCAATAAAGGATCACGATAGGTGTAGCATGTTATGCACACAGGCAATGCTGCTGACTGCAATTATCTTTCTGTGACTCCAATACTTACAATACTTACGTATGTGCTTAAGTGTGCTGTGATATATTATTCAGTGCTATCGTTCTCAATTCTTTTGGGGCATTTTGGTTGAGGTCATTGAAAAGTGTACTTTGTAATATTGTGTGTGTCAGCCCCCGTCACCATGACAATATCGAAACATGGACTTGAATTTTAAGCCTCGTTAAGCATGATTAACAAATATAATTGAGAACTCACATGTGCAACTTTTTCAGGGTGAACCTTGCCTTCGTATGGGCAGCCAAGAACACAAGACACATAGCTGTAAGGGACAACAAAAGCTTGTGCATTCATTGATAAAGCAGACAATTCCGaaagtgtaaatatttgttttaagctGCCGGTCATCTTACCCTCTTACTGGCACGCCAACCTCTTTCGCTGCTTTCACGACGTCGTCAAAGCGGCGTAAACTTTCGTCCACTGAGCAGTTTATATTCTTATGACTGAACAGTTCGGACGCAGCACCAAATATGGCGACCTCGGAGGCTCCAGCCTTCACCTTTGATGAAGTCAGGGTCGGGAAATACCATTGTAAGCGCCAAGTAGGACGAAGGCACTGATGGAGAAGGTGTGCTCGATACCCACAGCAGCCTGGAAGCCCTTAAGGTTGGGAGTGAGGACCGGGTAAGACACCCCAGGTTTCCTACAGATCCCCTTCATC carries:
- the gjb3 gene encoding gap junction protein beta 3 codes for the protein MDWKTFQALLSGVNKYSTAFGRIWLSVVFVFRVMVYVVAAERVWGDEQKDFDCNTKQPGCSNVCYDHYFPISHIRLWALQLIFITCPSFMVVMHVAYRDDRERKHSAKHGKSTKLYNNTGKKHGGLWWTYLVSLFVKTGIEVAFLYILHHVYDSFYLPRLVKCEVSPCPNIVDCYIGHPTEKKVFTYFMVGASALCIVLNICEIIYLISKRIVRIANKAQRRKLNLPVVQDDYMDNLFNNCVQPPSKVDLKDKPPSFNSANKPAYRFSTLMIEDKIRASAPNLSTPC
- the hmgcl gene encoding hydroxymethylglutaryl-CoA lyase, mitochondrial — encoded protein: MAPGRYSSGQVFLQKKKRFQSGDRTNMAAVWRLVNRSAFSSAAMGHQYLSFSSAAKVGMRAGQTLPERVKIVEVGPRDGLQNEKAIVPTETKIHLIDMLSESGLSVVEATSFVSPKWVPQMADQVEVMKGICRKPGVSYPVLTPNLKGFQAAVKAGASEVAIFGAASELFSHKNINCSVDESLRRFDDVVKAAKEVGVPVRGYVSCVLGCPYEGKVHPEKVAHVAKCLYSMGCYEISLGDTTGVGTPGSMQEMLIAVSREVPINALAVHCHDTYGQALANILVALQMGVSVVDSSVAGLGGCPYAQGASGNVATEDVVYMLHGLGIQTGVDLTRLMDAGAFICRSLNKKTGSKVAQAACKL